Proteins from a genomic interval of Chelonoidis abingdonii isolate Lonesome George chromosome 7, CheloAbing_2.0, whole genome shotgun sequence:
- the PARS2 gene encoding putative proline--tRNA ligase, mitochondrial encodes MAPWRALGRRRRDGVGSGSSMALGMEWLLRPWKELLPGLTTRALQRQYRYRCRHGPPHRAKRLLLSQLFQPLNLREDSVAGLESKPDDLTCKSQRLMIQAGLIHPSSPGCYYYMPYTVRAMEKLVKVIDQEMQAIGGQKLNMPSLSSAELWRTSGRWDLMGKELFRLADRHSKEYCLGPTHEETIADLIASQGNLSYKQLPLLLYQITRKFRDEPKPRFGLLRSREFYMKDMYTFDTCEEAGRQTYSLVCEAYCNVFNSLGFRFVKVQADTGSIGGSMSHEFQLPASIGEDRLMICSNCSFSANVETINPDQTDCPVCKGKLSETKGIEVGHTFYLGTKYSSVFNVIFHTAQNKPVLAEMGCYGLGITRILAASVEVLSTEDSIRWPTLIAPYQVCLIPPKKGSREEMGAMLMDNLYDSIVEAVPQIKGEAVLDDRTHLTIGKRLKDANRLGYPYVVIAGKKVFDNPPEFEVWNQNTGEIMFLTKEGVIDLLSKVQVP; translated from the exons ATGGCCCCCTGGCGGGCACTTGGGCGGCGGCGGAGGGACGGG GTTGGCAGCGGCTCCTCCATGGCCCTGGGGATGGAATGGCTGCTAAGACCATGGAAGGAATTGCTTCCTGGTCTGACAACCCGTGCCCTCCAGAGGCAGTATCGTTATAGATGTCGCCATGGTCCCCCTCACAGGGCAAAGCGTCtgctgctgtcccagctcttTCAGCCTCTGAATCTTCGAGAGGACAGTGTGGCTGGGCTGGAGAGCAAACCTGATGATCTGACATGTAAGAGTCAGaggctgatgatacaagcagggtTAATCCACCCCTCTAGCCCCGGCTGCTACTACTACATGCCTTATACTGTTCGAGCAATGGAGAAGCTTGTCAAGGTGATAGACCAAGAAATGCAAGCTATCGGGGGGCAGAagctaaatatgcccagtttaaGTTCTGCAGAGCTCTGGAGAACCAGTGGGCGGTGGGATTTAATGGGCAAAGAGCTCTTCCGACTTGCAGACAGGCATAGCAAAGAGTATTGTCTAGGGCCAACTCATGAAGAGACCATTGCAGACCTGATTGCTTCCCAAGGGAACTTGTCCTACAAGCAGCTGCCACTCCTGCTATATCAGATAACACGGAAGTTTCGAGATGAGCCCAAGCCCCGTTTTGGCTTGCTGCGCAGCAGGGAATTCTACATGAAGGACATGTACACGTTTGACACCTGTGAGGAAGCTGGTCGCCAGACCTACAGCCTTGTGTGTGAGGCCTACTGCAACGTGTTTAACAGCTTGGGGTTCCGCTTTGTCAAAGTGCAGGCAGACACGGGCAGCATTGGGGGGAGCATGTCCCATGAGTTCCAGCTCCCCGCAAGCATTGGAGAGGATAGGCTGATGATCTGCTCCAACTGTAGTTTTTCAGCCAATGTGGAAACAATAAATCCTGACCAGACAGACTGCCCAGTTTGCAAAGGAAAACTGTCTGAGACCAAAGGGATCGAAGTTGGGCATACATTTTATCTGGGCACTAAATACTCTTCTGTTTTTAATGTCATCTTCCACACTGCCCAAAACAAACCAGTCCTGGCAGAAATGGGTTGCTATGGCTTGGGCATAACTCGGATTCTGGCTGCTTCTGTCGAGGTGCTTTCAACAGAAGACAGCATCCGTTGGCCAACCCTCATTGCACCTTACCAGGTCTGCCTCATTCCCCCTAAGAAAGGCAGCAGGGAAGAGATGGGTGCGATGTTAATGGATAATTTATATGACAGTATTGTCGAAGCCGTGCCTCAGATTAAAGGGGAAGCTGTGCTGGATGACAGGACTCACTTGACCATTGGTAAAAGATTAAAAGATGCTAACAGACTTGGTTACCCATATGTTGTAATAGCTGGGAAGAAAGTTTTTGATAATCCCCCCGAGTTTGAAGTTTGGAATCAAAACACTGGGGAGATCATGTTCCTTACTAAAGAAGGAGTAATTGATTTGCTAAGTAAAGTGCAAGTTCCATAA